The Corynebacterium occultum sequence GGCCTTGACCTGCTGACCACCGAATCGCTTGACACCCAGGCGCTTGGCCTCGGAATCACGACCGTTGCTGGAGCTTGAGGCACCCTTCTTAGTTGCCATGGTGTTTCCCTCCTTAGCGAGAAAGCTTGACGATAGCCCGAGAAGGGCTTACTTGATACCGGTGACCTTGAGAACCGTCAACTTCTGACGGTGACCCTGGCGCTTCTTGTAGCCGGTCTTGTTCTTGTACCTCATGATGCGGATCTTCGGGCCCTTGGTGTGCTCGACGATCTCTGCATCAACGCTGACACCCGAGAGCTGATCAGCATTGGACTTGATGTTGGCGCCATCGACGAGCAGAACCGGGGTGAGAGCCACGGCAGAACCTGGCTCACCCTCGATCTTCTCGACCTTGACGAGGTCACCTTCGGCAACCTTGTACTGCTTTCCGCCGGTCTTGACGATCGCGTACATAGGAGGGCTACCCCTTATCTATAACTCGACACAGGCGGCCGGAATCAGCTGCCTGATTGGACTGAAAAAAATTGCTGTATAGCGTTTCGGATCAACCGGAGAACCGGGGGCTCGATCGCGCACTGAAAGCACGCTCACGGGACCCAAAACAGCGACTGTCAAAGACTACCGCGTGGGGCGGCAAAATAACAAACCGCTGCTAAGAACGCTGTGATCTGCGGGTGGAGCGACGCCCGGAACGACGCGCTTCACCCCCACCCTGTCGAGACTTCGACTGCGGTGCCGGGGGCTGCTGCACGGGCGCTTCCCCAGGCCGCCCGGAACGCTGTTCCGGAACCTGCGGATCCACACCTGCACCCCCATCATCCGGTGTCGTGCTGGTGCGGCGCACCACTCTACGACGGCCCCGACCACTGCGGTTCAGCGCGCCCTTCTCCTCACGCACCGCAGCCTGCTGGGCCGCCACACGCTGCCGCTTCTGTGGCGTCTCAGCAACCTCAGGCTGCTCGACAATGGGCTTGACCACCCGGCGAACTACCCGACGACGGCCGCGGCCACCGGAGGAACCGACCCGCTCCACCTGGACCTCCGGTTCCGGAGCCGTGGCAGTGGCGCGGATGGGAGCGTCCTGCACAACGGTTGGCTGTGCGGTGGTGTCCGGAGCCGAAGACTCCTGCCCACCTCGGCCCTGATCACCACTGCCCTGGGCACCTCGACGGCGACGGCTGCGGGAGGAATCCTTGGCCGATGCCTTGAAGTCCTCCGGCTGGGGTCGCTGATCAGAACGGGAGTTGCCGCGGGTGCGGCGACGGCGGCGCGGGGACGCCTCAAACTCGGCCACCGCCGCCTCATAGCTCTGCCCCGGGGCTACCGCCGGTTCGACAGCAGCAACAGCCTCAGCGGCCGCTTCAGGAGTGGCCACAGAGTCAGTGACAGCCTTCTCATGCAGTCGCGGGGCATAATCGGCGGCGCTGGGCTCATCCGGGTCCTCCTGCTCAGCCAGGTTGAGGGCGGCGGCGACGATGCTCTCCAATTCGGAGGTGTCCGACTCAGCTGCCGCACCCCGCCTGGTCTCCGAACCACGGGAGCCGTTGCTCACCTCATCCGGTTCAACGCGGCGACGACGCCCCCTGCTCCGACCACCACGGCGAGCGTTAGCGGGCTCCTGCTCACGCTCCCGCTGCTTCGGCTCAGCTGCCCTGGTGTCCGTGTCCTTCTCGGGCTCATTGACGATGACCACAGCAGCGGCCAGATCCTCGATGCTGCGGGCCGGGGTGCCGGTGTGCGGCTGCGGCTCCGACTTCCTGCGGGTCGCAGCTGCCAAGCCGGTGGCTTCCGGGGTATCTCCCTGCCTGGGCTCCGACTTCTGCTCCTCCCGCTTATCAGCGGAACGGCCGTAGAGGGGCCGGTCCTCGACGTGTTCGACCGGATCCTCATGAAGGATCAGGCCGCGGCCCTCACAGTGCTCACAGTCGGTGGAGAAGGTCTCCAGCAGACCGGTGCCCAGGCGCTTGCGGGTCATCTGCACCAGGCCGAGGGAGGTGACCTCGGAAACCTGGTGGCGGGTGCGATCCCGACCGAGGAACTCATTGAGTCGACGCAGCACCAGATCCCGGTTCTCGGGCAGGACCATGTCGATGAAGTCGACGACGATCATGCCGCCGATATCACGCAGCCGCATCTGCCGGACGATTTCCTCGGCTGCCTCCAGGTTGTTGCGGGTGACGGTTTCCTCAAGGTTGCCGCCGGTGCCGGTGAACTTGCCGGTGTTGACGTCGATGACGGTCATTGCCTCAGTGCGGTCGATGACCAGCGAACCACCGGAGGGCAGCCACACCTTGCGGGAGAGCGCCTTCTGCAGCTGTTCATCAATGCGGTAGTGGATGAAGGCATCCTGATTGTCATGTTCTTCAGCGTGGTAGCGCACCACGCGGTCCAGCAGGTCCGGGGCAACCGACTTCACATAGGCGTGCACCAGGTTCCAGGCCTTGTCGCCTTCGACGACCAGCCGCTGGAAATCTTCATTGAAGAGATCGCGAATGACCTTGACCAGCATATTCGGTTCTTCGTACATGCTGATCGGTTTGGCACCCTTGGCGCTCCTCTCCTTCTCGGTGCGCTCCTGGATGTCTTCCCACAGGGAGTGCAGGCGGTTGACATCGGCGGCGATGGCGTCCTCGGACACTCCCTCAGCAGCGGTACGGATGATGGCTCCGCCCTCACCCGGTACCACGGCCTTGAGGATCTCCTTGAGACGCTTGCGCTCCGGGGCCGGCAGCTTGCGGGAGATGCCAGCGGAACGACCACCCGGAACATAAACCAGGAAACGACCGGCCAGCGAGATCTGGGTGCTCAGGCGGGCACCCTTGTGGCCCACCGGGTCCTTGGTCACCTGAACCAGAACCTGGTCACCACTGCGCAGGGCCTGCTCAATGCGGCGGCTCCGACCACCGAGTCCGGCAGCCTTCCAATCGACTTCACCGGCGTAGAGCACACCATTGCGACCCTTGCCGATATCAATGAAGGCGGCCTCCATCGAAGGCAGCACATTCTGCACCCTGCCCAGATAGATATTGCCGATCAGGGAACCCTGCTCCTCCGAAGTGACGAAGTGCTCCACCAGCAGCTCATCCTCGAGCACCCCAACCTGGGTGACCACACCGGGGTGATCCCGACGGCTGCGTTCCCGGACCACCATGGTCCTTTCCACCGATTCCCGGCGCGCCAGGAACTCCGCCTGGGAGACGATGTGACGTTTCTTCTTGCCCTCCTCCCGCATCTCGGTGCGGCGGCGGCGCTGCGCCTCCAGGCGGGTGGATCCCTTCAGTGCCACCGGCTCATCGGAGAGCGGTTCGGCCGGCTCCTCGGGGTCCACCTGAGGCTGCTTGTCGACGTCCTCTTCCACCTCGGGTGCCGGGGTGTCGAAGTGGTCTTCACTGCCTGCGGTGTTGTCTTCGGCACCGCGGCCACGGCCGGCGCCTCGGCGGCCGCGACGACGGCGTCGTGAAGCGCTGCTGGAAGCGTCTTCCTCATCCTCGTTTTCATGTTCCGCGGACTGTCCGCCACTGGCTGCGGCGGCCGCCTCGGCGGCGGTGGGGGCGCGGAAGATCGGCGGTTGGAAGGCGGGTTCCACCTGTGGTGCCGGGGTGATCTCAGAGACGATGTCCTCCAGGAGTTCATCCTCCCCCGGGGTGGTGGCGAAGAAGTCGTTGGTCTCTTCCTCCGCCGGGGTGTCGGTTGTTTCGACAGCTCCCGTGGTCTCCTGGGTTTCCGGGTGTTCCGCGACCTCGGCCAGTTCCCGTTCCACCCTCTCCTCGATCTGGTGGATCTCATTGGCGACGTTCTTCTCCACCCGCTGGCGGATCTTCTCCACCGGCTCCGCATCGAGGGTGCCGGGTGCTTCCTGGGCGGGTTTGCCCAGGGCGTCGAGAAGCTTGGTGGATTCCTCCAGGCTCAGGGTGGACTGTGCGACCTTGACCATGGCGATGTCATCCAGGGCGAGGATGAGGTCCTTGGAGGTCATCCCCAGCAGCTTGGCCAGGGCGTGGACCCGCATCTTCGGGGTCAGCTGGGAGCGGTCGAAATCGGCGGCGAGCACCGCGGAGGCAGGTACCTCCGGTGAGGTTGCTTCAGCTGTGGTTTCAGCCTGCGGTGCGGCCGGGCTGGTGCTGCTGCGGGTGCGGCGGCTGCTCTTCTTTGCCGGGGCCTTCCTGGTGGGGGCCTTCTTGACGGGGGCCTTCTCCACCGGCTGCTCATTGACCTCTGTGGCGGAAGCCTGAGCCGCGCTGTCATCCCGGGTGGTGGCCTTCGGGGTGCTCGTCTTCCGGGTGGTTTTGCGGGTGCTGCGGCGCTTGCGCGGCGGCTCTACTTCCCCGGTGTCATTTTCAGTTGGGTTGGCGGAATCTGCCATGTTTGCTCCTTATGTCATTGTTCCGCGGAGGTTCCCGGGCGCTGGCAGTTTCTCCACTGCCGCCGCCGCACAGGTTCCTGCGGTCTCTTCTTGAAAGTCTGGCGTTTCACACGGCCCGGTAGTAGTTCAACAGATCCCCATCATCTTTGCGGGGAGTGAACCTCATCCTTGACCGTCGTTCCATTCTGGCACAGAATGCCCGGGCAGTGTTCGCTGCCCCACCGCGCTTATCGACGCCCCGCCCCGGCCGCACCCCTCCCCTGACCGGGCGCCGTCCCCCTGGGGTGGGCATGGAAAAACCCCCCGGACCTCCTCAACCTGAGGAAACCCGGGGGGCACTACCCGCCAGAGGGCGGGAGATGTTGATTTAGAGGTTCGGGAACCAGATACCGATCTCGCGCTCCGCGGACTCCGGGGAGTCGGAGCCGTGGACGACGTTCTCGCCGACGGTCAGGGCGAAATCGCCGCGGATGGTGCCCGGGGTGGCCTTGGAGACCGGGTCGGTGCCACCGGCCAGCTGACGCCATGCATCGATGGCGCGCTCGCCCTCGACGATGCCGGCGATCAGGGGTGCGGAGGTGATGAACTCGACGAGCTCACCGAAGAAGGGCTTGTCAGCGTGCTCCTCGTAGTGCTTTTCCGCGGTTGCGCGGTCTGCGACACGCAGGTCGAGGGCGGCCAGCTTCAGGCCCTTGCGCTCGATGCGGGCGATGATTTCGCCGACGTGGCCGTTGGTGACGCCGTCCGGCTTGATGAGGATGAGAGTGCGTTCAGTCATGTCGGAGAGTTTACCTGAGGCCATGCCACTCAGCGCGTTGAGGGCGGGGTGTGGGTGAGTCCCGCTTTCAGCGCAGCACCTTTTCAGCTCAACCCATTCCCTGCACGGCTCGCCGGGCCTCTTCGGATGTGGTGTCGCGGAACCAGAGCTGGACCTGCCGGATGGCGGCCCCCTCATCCCCACGCTCGAGCATGGCGCGGATGGTGGCTTTCTTCTTCGCATCGAGTTCGATGGGGGCGGGCTCCCGGTTCTCCGCGGTCGCCCGCAGTCCGAGCACCAGGAAGATTCCCGCGATGACAATGGCGGCGATGGCGATGAATCGGGGGATGTCGAAGAAGTTGGTTGCCAGGGCCGCGACGCAAAAAACTGCGGCCAGCCCGAGATAGAGACCACGCATGTCTCACACCCTACCTGTGCCAGAGAAGGAACAGATGCTAAATTTGATGACACGTCATCAAACTCCGGTCAGGGCCCAGCCCACTATGATCGGGCCCAACAGCCCCAGCGAAAGGCGGACCACCACATGTCCAACACTGAGCGCCAGCCAGAGGAGCTGGATCTGAACCAGAAGGGCGAGGTGAACGTCATCTGCGAGGGCGGTGCCGATGTTGAGATCATCACCTCCCGCGAGGTCCCCCTCGGAGGACCCCGGGCGATGATGGTCCGCCGCACCCTCCCCCAGCGGCAACGCTCCCTGATCGGCGCCTGGTGCTTTGTCGACCACTACGGCCCGGACGATGTCTCCCTCAGCGGCGGCATGGACGTGGCACCGCACCCCCACACCGGACTGCAGACCGTCACCTGGCTCTTTAAGGGCCGCGTTGACCACCATGACTCCGGCAACATCCACGCGCAGGTACTGCCCGGTGAGGTGAACCTGATGACCGCTGGTGCCGGCATCTGCCACTCCGAGGTCTCCACCCCGGAAACCACGGTGCTCCACGGTGCCCAGCTGTGGACCGTGCTGCCGGAGGACGCCCGCCAGGGCCCGCGTCGCTTCGACCACTTCGCTCCCCACCCCCACAAATTCGAGGGCGGTCAGGCACTGGTCTTCCTGGGCAAGCTGCTGGGCCAGAGCTCCCCGGTGAAGACCTTCACTCCCCTGCTCGGCGCGGAACTCCGCCTGGATCCCAGCGCTGTCCTCGAGCTTGAGGTGAACCCCACCTTCGAGCACGGCCTGCTCGTCGACTCCGGAGACATCGACCTGGAGGGTGTGAAGGTCAACCCCACCGAACTGGCCTACACCGGCACCGGGGAGACACTGCTGCGTATCCGCAACCACGGCGACACCCCGGCGCTGATGCTGCTGATCGGTGGCACCCCCTTCGAGGAGGACGTGGTGATCTGGTGGAACTTCATCGGCCGCAACCATGAGGAGATCTCCCGGTACCGCAAGGAATGGGAGGAGCATGGGGAACGTTTTGGTGTGACCGAGGGGTACGTCGGCAAAACCCCGGATGGTCTGCACCGACTTCCCGCCCCCGCCCTGCCCAATGCCGCCATCAAACCACGCAGGAACCCGGCACCCCAGGCCCGTCCCGAGGAGAGGATCTAGACCATGAGCACTGATAAACACGGCACCTCGGTCTCCGTGGTCAAGGAGGAGCACCTGCACCGCTTCTCCCTGCGCTACCCCGACACCGCGGAGCTCGCCGGTTTCACTGAATACCGCGACCGGGAAGGTGAGCGCATCTTCTTCCACACCGAGATTGACGAAGCTTTTGGTGGCCGCGGTCTGGCCGGCATTGTGGTCACCCAGGCACTGGCGGCAACCACCGCAGAGGGGTTGAAGATCGTCGCGGTCTGCCCCTTCGTCAAGACACACCTGGAGCGCAAGGGCCACGATGGCCCCTTCCGCAACCCCACCCCAGCTGATATCACCTGGATCCGCGGCGAACTTGAAGGAGAATGATCCATGACCTCTGAACCCCACCCGCCCTATATCGACAAATTCTTCCCCGAGCCCTACAAAGCCATGCTCAACGTCACCAAGACGTTAAGGAAGATCTACCCCGACGTGGATCTCGGCGAGGACCTGATCGAGCTGATCAATGTCCGGGTCTCCCAGATCAACGGCTGCGGCACCTGCCTGAGCCTGCATGTCCCCCAGGCGCTCAAGGCCGGGGTGCCGCAGTGGAAACTCGACGTACTCGCCGCCTGGCGGATGGTGGAGGACTTCAGCAAACAGGAACGCGCCGCCCTGGAGCTGGCCGAATCCCTCACCCTCCTTCAGGAGGGCAAGGGCCACACTGCCGGACTCAAGGCCTGCGAGGTCTTCGCCGAAGAACAGGTCGCCGCCCTGGAATGGGCAATCGTCACCATCAATGCCTTCAACCGGATCTCCATCGCCAGTGTCCACCCCCTACTGGGCAAGCGCAAAAACTAAGCGCCCACCCAGCGCCCCCCTTGGTGGGCCCCTGCGGCATGAGAGTGTCTACCTGCGGAGAAGGAAGAACCTCGGTTCCTCCTCTCCCAGACTGGGCCGGCTAGGTGTGCTGACCGGGAAGTAGACCGCGCCGCATCCGCTCCAGCATGGTCTTACGCAGATGCAGCAGGTACCACCACACCGCGATGAAGAGGAGCGCCACGATACCCATCGAGGGATGGATGAAGAAGCCCGCCAGGGCAAACACCTGCAGCAGCAGGTTTATCGGCAGGGAGAAGGGAAAACGCTGCAGGAAGGCCATCACCAGATGGGCGGTGGCCACCACGGTGACATACACCCAGTTGAAGGTGGTCCAGTAGACCCCATCGCTGACCTGCAGAATCACGGTGAGCACCAGGTAGAGAGTGATCGCCTCCATGACCAGCGTGCCTGCCATGACACCCCGCAGACCCTTCATCGGATCCTTCACCGGGGCATGACCGGGGCCTAAGGGGCCATACTCGATATTTTCTTCCTGGCTCATGCAGGTTCCTTTCCGAAGAGGGTGCGGGCTTCACCGGCGGTGACCACCGAACCGGTGATCACCACACCGGAGCCGGACTGGACCTCAGCGTCCTCCGCGAGTTCCACCGCCAGCTCCACCGCACCAGGCAGGGAATATGCCACGTGGACACGTTCCTCCCCGAAGATGTCCCGGGCAGATTCCGCCAGCGCATCGGCATCCAGGGCACGTGGTGAGGTGGCCTGGGTGATCACCACTTCCGAGAAATGGGGTTCCAGCTCCCGCAGGATACCCAGGGCATCCTTGTCCCCGAGCACCCCGACCACCCCGATCAAGCGGTTGAATTCAAAGTCCCGTTCCAGGGCGGCGCCCAGGGAGCGGGCACCATCCGGGTTGTGTGCAGCGTCAATGAACACCGTGGGGGCGGAACGGACCCGCTCCAGCCGACCCGGGGACTCCACCTTCGCGAAACCCTCCTTCACGGTGTTCAGGTCCAGGGTACGACCCGCACCGGCACCGAAGAAGGCTTCCACCGCGGCCAGGGCCGTGGCCGCATTGCGAGCCTGATGCTCACCGGAGAGCGGGAGGAAGATGTCCTCATAGTCCCCGCCCAGGCCCCGCAGGTGCAGCTGCTGACCACCGACCGCCACCGTCGAGGAGACCACCCCGAACTCGGCACCGGCACGGGCCACCGCAGCATCAACCTCAACGGCCTGGCGCAGCAGCACCTCCATGACCGCAGGCTCCTGCTCCGCAATGACCGCAATATTCTCGGTGGGTTTGAGCGGATCATCGGACTGCGGCCGGGCCTTGATGATGCCGGCCTTCTCCGCCGCGATCTCCTCGAGGCTCTCCCCCAGGTAATCGGTGTGGTCCATGGCGACCGGCATGACCACCGCAACCTCGGAGTCGATGACATTGGTGGCATCCCAACGCCCGCCCATCCCGACCTCAACCACGGCCACATCCACCGGGGCATCGGCGAAAGCGGCATAGGCAATGGCGACCAGCACCTCAAATTTGCTCATCCGAATGCCACTGCGCTCATCGATCATCTCCACGAAGGGCTGGATCTCCCGCCAGATGCGGACATACTCGCGCGGGTGGATCGGCACCCCGTCGATACCGATGCGCTCCGTCGCCAGCTGCAGGTGCGGACTGGTGGTCCGACCGGTACGACGGTGGAAGGCGCGCAGCAGGGACTCGATCATCCGGACCGTGGAGGTCTTGCCGTTGGTGCCGGCGACGTGGATGGCGGGGAAGGACTTCTCCGGGTTGCCGAGCAGATCCATCAGCATCTCGATCCGCTCCAGAGTCGGATCGATCTGGGTCTCCCCCCAACGGGTGTCCAGCTCCGCTTCAACGGCAGCCAGATCCGCCAGGTCCTGCGGGGTGACCTTCGCTGTGGCAGGCTTCTCCACCTCAGCATTGACGTCGATGGGCAAGGAGAGTCCGGCCCCGTTCAGGGTGACATCACCCATCGAGACCTCCTCATCACTGTCCGCATCCTGGGCTGCGGCCAAGGCCTCAGCCAGCAGCTTCTCCTCGTCATACTCCGGGGTGGGGTCTCCACCCTCCTTGGAACTCATTACTTAAGGTCCTCCAGGCGCTGGGTGATGCGTTCGACTTCCTCGCGGGCAATCTGCTGGCGGCTGCGGATCTTCTCCACGACCGCATCGGGAGCCTTCGACAGGAAGGCCTCATTGCCCAGCTTCTTAGCGGTGGTCTCCAGCTCCTTGTGTGCCACCGCCAGGTCCTTCCCCAGGCGCTTGCGTTCCGCGGCGACATCCACGGTGCCGGAGGTGTCCAGGGCGACGGTGACCGTCGCCTGGGAAAGCCGCACCTCGATGGAGGCGGTGGCCTCAAAATCCTCGGGCGGGGTTTCCAGCTTGGCCAGGGAACGGATGAACCCCTCCTGCTCCCTCAGATCGGCTGCCGCGAAGTCGACGGTCGCCGGAACCTTCTGGGAAGGCTTGACACCCTGGTCAGAGCGGAAACGACGGACCTCCGTGATCAGCTTCTCCGCATCCGCGATACGGCGGGCGGCCTGGGAATCCCGGGCAACACCATCATTGGTGTCCGCGGTGGTCGGCCAGGCGGAAATCACTATGGACTCACCATCGGTCAACGCCTTCCACAGCACCTCAGTGACGAAAGGCATCGCCGGGTGCAGCAGACGAAGCACCGCATCCAGGACCCGGCCCAGCACCAGCTGGGTGTTGTGGCCCCGGGTGCGGGCGGCTTCATTAGCCTCGTCGAAGTCACGTGGGATCTGGGTCTTGGCGATCTCCAGGTACCAGTCGCAGAGTTCATTCCAGGCGAAGTGGTAGAGCTCCTCATTGGCCTTCGCGAACTGATAGTTGGCGAAATACTCATCAACCTCGCCACGGACCTCCTCCAGCCGGTCCAGGATCCAGCGGTCCGCGTCAGTCAGCTCCTCGCGGGCCGGCAGCTCACCGACCTCGGCACCGTTCATCAGCGCGAAGCGGGTGGCGTTGAAGAGCTTGGTGGCGAAGTTACGGGAACTCTGGGCGGAGTCCTCGCCGACCGGCAGGTCCACACCCGGGTTCGCGCCACGGGCCAGGGTGAAGCGCAGCGCATCGGCGCCGAAACGCCCCACCCAGTCCATCGGGTCAATGCCATTGCCCAGGGACTTGGACATCTTACGGCCATGCTCATCACGGACCAGGCCGTGCAGGAAGAGATCCTTGAAGGGGACCTGCGGACGATCCTGCTGGCCCTCCCCGAGCAGCTCGGGGGTGATCTCGGCGGCGAAGGTACCGAACATCATCATCCGGGCAACCCAGAAGAAAAGGATGTCATAGGCGGTGACCAGCACGGAGGTGGGATAGAACTTCGCCAGCTCCGGGGTCTTGTCCGGCCATCCCATGGTGGAAAAGGGCCACAGCGCGGAGGAGAACCAGGTGTCCAGGACATCCGGGTCCTGGTGCCAGCCCTCACCGGTGGGCGGCTCCTCATCCGGGCCGACGCAGACAATCTCACCCTCAGGTCCGTACCAGATCGGGATGCGGTGACCCCACCACAGCTGCCGGGAGATGGTCCAGTCGTGCATGTCATCGACCCAGTCGAAGTAGCGCGGCTCCAGCGACTTCGGGTGGACGGTGGTGTCACCCTCACGGATCCCGTCACCGGCCATCTTCGCCAGGTGCTCGACCTTGACGAACCACTGCAGGGAAAGGCGCGGCTCAATGGGCTCCCCGGAACGCTCGGAGTGGCCGACGGAATGGAGGTAGGGGCGGACCTCCTTGACGATGCGACCCTGCTCAGCCAGTGCTTCCCGCACCTTGACCCGGGCCTCCTCACGGGAGAGCCCGTCGAACTCGGTGCCGGTGTCACAGATGTGTCCGGTGGTGTCCATGATGGTGGGCATGTCCAGGTTATGGCGCAGACCCATGGCGTAGTCATTGGGGTCATGGGCCGGGGTGATCTTCACCGCGCCGGAACCGAACTCCGGGTCGACATAGTCATCGGCGATGACCTGCAGGCTGAGATCATCCCGGAAGGGGTGCGGCAGGGTGGTGCCCACCAGGTCCTTGTAGCGCTCATCTTCGGGGTGGACGGCGATGGCGACATCACCGAGCATCGTCTCCACCCGGGTGGTGGCGACGACGATGTGCGGCTGATCATCCTGCATCGAGCCGTAGCGGAAGGACACCAGCTCACCCTCGACGTCCTTGTGGATCACCTCGATGTCCGAGACCGCGGTCTCGAGTACCGGGGACCAGTTGACCAGGCGATTGGCCTGGTAGATCATGCCCCGGTCATAGAGCTGCTTGAAGATGGTCTGCACCGCACGGGAGAGTCCCTCATCCAGGGTGAAACGCTCGCGGGACCAGTCGACGGAGTCACCGATGGCACGCATCTGATCTGCGATGGCGCCGCCGTACTCCTCCTTCCACTCCCAGACCTTGGCTATGAAATCCTCGCGGGAGTAATCCCAGCGGGACTTACCCTCGGTCTCCTTGAGCATCTCCTCGACCTTGGTCTGGGTCGCGATGCCGGCATGATCCATACCCGGCAGCCAGAGAACCTCATAGCCCTGCATCCGCTTGATGCGGGCCAGCCCATCCATCAGGGTGTGGTCGAGCGCATGGCCCATGTGCAGCTGGCCAGTGACGTTCGGTGGTGGCAACACGATGGAGAAGGCAGGCTTTTCGCTGGCCGGATCGGCGGTGAAATAACCGGCATCGACCCAACCCTGGTAAAGCTCGGCCTCCACGGCCTGCGGATCCCAGGAATTAGGCAGCTTATCTGCGCGGTTAACGGTCTTTGCCTCGTTCTTCTCAGTCACGTCGACCATCTTAGCCAGTCCCCGGCCAACCCCTTGCTTCAGGGGATTATGCCGGGTGTCGCAGACTCCCCGACGGTCAGGCCCGAACCGCACCCGATCTGAGGGAGACCGTGCTCTCCACGACCACCGGGGTGCCGGAATCATCGAGGAACTCAATGCGGATGGAGGTGATGCCATCCGGATCCACTGTGACGGTTTCGGTGACCATCGGGCCGTTCTGTCGGCGTTCCACCGGAACCTGCGAAAGATCCGCATTATTCTGCAGGGAGGGGTCGAAGGGCACCAGTATCTCCGCGATCAGGCTGAGATCACCGGGGTGCTCCGAACCGGTGTCATCTGCGGAGTACTCCACGAAGCGGAACCAGCCGACGTTGTGGGCCGCCTGATAGCTACGGGTGACGCGGATGAACCCATCCTCACCGGGGTCGGTGTCCGGGGCGACCAGGGCATCGAAGCTGACGGATTTGCCGGCATCGAGCTCACGGAAGACACCGATGCCCCGGGCCAGACGGTCCCGCAGGTGGTAACCGGACTCCGGGTCGGCGGCAATGGCCAGACCCACGGCGGTGGAGGCCCCCGGGAAAGGGGAACGGTGCACGCGACGGCCGAAACGTTCCCGCAGCAGACGCGGCACCAGCGGCAGGCTGGAGGCACCGCCGACCAGGTAGACCCCGGCGATGTCGGTGTCCTTGAGGCCCTGCTCCGCATCCCGACCGATCAGCGGTTCCATTGCCGCGAGGGTGCGCTCCACCAGCGGAGTGACCTTCTCGTAGTAGTCGGCGACCGGAATCACGACATCCTTGTCCCCCAGTTCCAGGACCAGACGGCGAGA is a genomic window containing:
- the folC gene encoding bifunctional tetrahydrofolate synthase/dihydrofolate synthase, which translates into the protein MGDVTLNGAGLSLPIDVNAEVEKPATAKVTPQDLADLAAVEAELDTRWGETQIDPTLERIEMLMDLLGNPEKSFPAIHVAGTNGKTSTVRMIESLLRAFHRRTGRTTSPHLQLATERIGIDGVPIHPREYVRIWREIQPFVEMIDERSGIRMSKFEVLVAIAYAAFADAPVDVAVVEVGMGGRWDATNVIDSEVAVVMPVAMDHTDYLGESLEEIAAEKAGIIKARPQSDDPLKPTENIAVIAEQEPAVMEVLLRQAVEVDAAVARAGAEFGVVSSTVAVGGQQLHLRGLGGDYEDIFLPLSGEHQARNAATALAAVEAFFGAGAGRTLDLNTVKEGFAKVESPGRLERVRSAPTVFIDAAHNPDGARSLGAALERDFEFNRLIGVVGVLGDKDALGILRELEPHFSEVVITQATSPRALDADALAESARDIFGEERVHVAYSLPGAVELAVELAEDAEVQSGSGVVITGSVVTAGEARTLFGKEPA
- a CDS encoding valine--tRNA ligase, with protein sequence MVDVTEKNEAKTVNRADKLPNSWDPQAVEAELYQGWVDAGYFTADPASEKPAFSIVLPPPNVTGQLHMGHALDHTLMDGLARIKRMQGYEVLWLPGMDHAGIATQTKVEEMLKETEGKSRWDYSREDFIAKVWEWKEEYGGAIADQMRAIGDSVDWSRERFTLDEGLSRAVQTIFKQLYDRGMIYQANRLVNWSPVLETAVSDIEVIHKDVEGELVSFRYGSMQDDQPHIVVATTRVETMLGDVAIAVHPEDERYKDLVGTTLPHPFRDDLSLQVIADDYVDPEFGSGAVKITPAHDPNDYAMGLRHNLDMPTIMDTTGHICDTGTEFDGLSREEARVKVREALAEQGRIVKEVRPYLHSVGHSERSGEPIEPRLSLQWFVKVEHLAKMAGDGIREGDTTVHPKSLEPRYFDWVDDMHDWTISRQLWWGHRIPIWYGPEGEIVCVGPDEEPPTGEGWHQDPDVLDTWFSSALWPFSTMGWPDKTPELAKFYPTSVLVTAYDILFFWVARMMMFGTFAAEITPELLGEGQQDRPQVPFKDLFLHGLVRDEHGRKMSKSLGNGIDPMDWVGRFGADALRFTLARGANPGVDLPVGEDSAQSSRNFATKLFNATRFALMNGAEVGELPAREELTDADRWILDRLEEVRGEVDEYFANYQFAKANEELYHFAWNELCDWYLEIAKTQIPRDFDEANEAARTRGHNTQLVLGRVLDAVLRLLHPAMPFVTEVLWKALTDGESIVISAWPTTADTNDGVARDSQAARRIADAEKLITEVRRFRSDQGVKPSQKVPATVDFAAADLREQEGFIRSLAKLETPPEDFEATASIEVRLSQATVTVALDTSGTVDVAAERKRLGKDLAVAHKELETTAKKLGNEAFLSKAPDAVVEKIRSRQQIAREEVERITQRLEDLK